Within the Fervidobacterium gondwanense DSM 13020 genome, the region TCTTTTTCGTCCATATTTCGAGAATGAGCTTCTCGAAGTCGGTCCTCTTATCAACACGGACATTTTCCACAAGCCAGTTCACCTTGATAACCGGACTGTATACTCCGTCAAGTACAATCCAACCTATCTCAGGTCTCTCGTTTCTTTCGCTTGCTGGGATAAACCCTTTTCCAGATGTTGCGTACAGTTCTATTTCAATATCAGCGTCTTCATTAAGCGTGGCTAAGTAATGATTCGGATTTACCACCACGACACCCGCTGGACAGTTAATATCCTTCGCACTAAGTATACCCGGTCCTTTTTTGTTAATTATCAACTTAACAGGTGATTCGACGTACGATTCAACTCGCAATTGAACTTTTTTGAGGTTAAGGAGTATTTCCATTATGTCCTCTTTAACGCCATCGATCGTATCGAACTCGTGATATTTTTCCGGTTTTATGAATCTTACATCAGTTATTGCAAAACTCGGTATGGATGAGAGCAGGACTCTTCTAAGAGTATTGCCTATGGTAACTGCGTACCCCTTTTCAAGCGGGGCCATGGAATACCTTGCATAGTAATGGTCTTCGTGTTCCGCCTGCTCTTCGAGTTTGAACTTTCTTCCAAAAGTTTGAAGCATTAATATCACCTCGAGTAGAATTCAACAATAGCTTGTACGTTGACTGGTAGGTCTGTAACCTCTTCGAGTTTTGGATTTCTAACATATACGCCTTTGAATTGTTCGTAATCTGCTTCAAGCCAAGGAGCGATTGCTTTGCCTTTGTTGAGTTCTATTGCCTGTTTTACTGGCTCGATGCCTCTACTCTTTTCTTTTATCGATATTACATCGCCTGGTCTTACTTGGTAAGAAGGAATGTCAACTTTCTTACCGTTTACAAGTATATGGCCATGGGATACAAGCTGTCTTGCTACGCGTCTATTGATGGCAAATCCAAGTCTATATACCACGTTATCGAGTCTTCTTTCAACTTGAGCAACCAAGTTTTCACGGGTATCGCCTGACTGCTTTGCTGCTCTTTCATAATAGATTCTGAACTGTTTTTCAAGAACACCATATATTCTCTTCATCGTTTGTTTTGCTCTAAGTTGCAATCCGTATTGCGTCAATTTTTTCTTTTCTCTACCGTGTTGTCCCGGTGCGAAAGGTCTCTTGTCAAATGGACACTTTTCACCGAAGCATCTGTCGCCTTTAAGGTAGAGCTTCATTCCTTCTCTTCTGCAAAGTTTGCACAAAGGTCCTGTATGTCGTGCCATTATTTTCCCTCCTTATTGAGCACCAAAAGGTTATGCAAAGTTATACTCTTCTTCTTTTTGGTGGTCTGCAACCGTTGAATGGAATTGGTGTTGCATCCCTGATGTTTTCAACTTCTAAACCTGCTGCTTGGAGTGTTCTTATCGCTGTTTCTCTTCCAGCGCCTGGTCCTTTAACAACTACATCGACTCTCTTGATTCCCATCTTAACCGCGTCTTTTGCTACTTTGTCAGCAGCGAGCTGTGCTGCGTATGGTGTACCTTTTCTCGTCCCTTCAAAACCTGCGGTTCCTCCGCTTCCCCAACTCAGAACGTGACCGTTCGGGTCTGTTAAACTGATAATTGTGTTATTGTACGTTGATTTGATGTGGACTACACCGTGGTCAACGGCAGCTCTCTTTTTTGGCTTTGCTTTTGAACGACCTTTCGCCATTTGATTTTCCCTCCTTTAAACCTCTTCAACTCGTTCGTGTTACTTATTTACCTTTTTTCTTAATCCTGCTTGGTCTTGGACCTTTACGAGTCCTTGAATTTGACCTTGTCCTCTGACCTCTTACTGGAAGTCCGAGTTTGTGCCTTAAGCCGCGGTAACACCCTATATCCATTAACCTCTTTATATTCCTCATTACTTCTGTTCTGAGTTCACCTTCAACTTTGTAGTTCTGTTGAATGAAAGATGCGATTTTGCTTATTTCATCTTCTGTGAGGTCTTTAACTCTCTTGTCTGGGTCTACGCCTGTTCCTTGACAAATTTCAAGCGCTCTTGTTGGACCTATACCGTAAAGGTATCTCAATGCGATGTGTACTTTCTTATTGCTCGGTATTTCAACACCAACGATACGAGCCATTAATCTCCCTCCTCAAACTTTTTTCCTAAAGTATAACTTATCCTTGTCTTTGATTGTGTTTTGGATTTACCTTACAAACTACAAATACTTTCCCTCTTCTTTTGATAATCTTGCAGTGTTCACATCTTTTTCCCACAGATGCTTTTACTTTCATGTTTATCGCTCCTTTCAGAGATTTATTAATTTTGTTCTTATTCTTCGTCGTCCAAAATTTCTTCTTCGCCTTTTGCGTCTATCTTCTTCCTGTAGACTATGCGCCCACGGGTGAGATCGTAAATCGTTAATTCAACAACCACCCTGTCTCCAGGAACTAACCTGATGAAATTCTTTCTCATCTTTCCTGATACATGGGCCAAAACTTTAAATCCGTTGTCTAACTGGACTCTGAACATAGCATTTGGCAGTGCTTCAACTATTGTTCCTTCCATTCGTATGACGTCTTCCTTGTTTTTCAGAAAAATCACCTCTCAAATTTCCAAGGAAACTTAAACACTTAAAACCTACTCGCTTAGCGTTAAAATCTCGCAACCGTCCTCTGTGACCAAGATAGTGTGTTCAAAATGTGCAGATCTCTTTCCATCAACCGTAACAACTGTCCAACCATCATCTAAAATTACTACGTGCCAGCCGCCTTCAGTAACCATAGGTTCTATCGCAAGTGTCATTCCAGCCTTTAAAATTACTCCTGTACCCGGTTTTCCATAGTTCGGTACTTGTGGGTCTTCGTGAAGAGCTTTTCCAACACCGTGACCTACAAAATCTCTTACAACTCCAAATCCGTGTTTTTCTATGTAACTCTGTACAGCGTAAGATACATCACCTAATCTAACGCCCGCTCTGACCGTCTTTATTGCTTCAAGCAATGACTCGTAGGTTACTTTCACAAGTTCTTTCCCGCGTTCGTCCGTTTCACCAACTACGTAGGTTACTGCACCGTCTCCGTAGTATCCTTCATAAACAGCGCCTACGTCAATTGAAACAATGTCGCCATCTTTAAAGACTTTCGACTTGAGCGGAAAACCGTGAATAACCTCGTTGTTAACTGATACTGTTGTTATGTATGGATAGCCTCCATACCCTTTAAAAGCGGGCTTGCACTTCATTTCCTTCAACGTCTTTTCTGCCATAAGCTCTATATCGAAAGCGGGTGATCCTTTAACGACATAGTCTTTTGCCCTTTTGAGAATTTCGGCAACCGCCCGCCCGGCTATCTTCATCTTTTCAATTTCATCTTTTGTCTTGATTCTTATCATTTTTATTCCAAACCACCTAATATATTAAACAACATTTTCATTACTTCTTCTACACTTTTTCTACCATCTAAGGTAAAAAGTTTG harbors:
- a CDS encoding DNA-directed RNA polymerase subunit alpha; translation: MLQTFGRKFKLEEQAEHEDHYYARYSMAPLEKGYAVTIGNTLRRVLLSSIPSFAITDVRFIKPEKYHEFDTIDGVKEDIMEILLNLKKVQLRVESYVESPVKLIINKKGPGILSAKDINCPAGVVVVNPNHYLATLNEDADIEIELYATSGKGFIPASERNERPEIGWIVLDGVYSPVIKVNWLVENVRVDKRTDFEKLILEIWTKKSVKPSEALKHSLKIILDHFNFIEQSLSDVEELPIPTYQETIPVSEELASTEDVASKKIEELDLSARSLNCLKRDKIETIGDLLDRTEEELLKIKNFGTKSLDEVKEKLREKFGLSLRKGDK
- the rpsD gene encoding 30S ribosomal protein S4, with the protein product MARHTGPLCKLCRREGMKLYLKGDRCFGEKCPFDKRPFAPGQHGREKKKLTQYGLQLRAKQTMKRIYGVLEKQFRIYYERAAKQSGDTRENLVAQVERRLDNVVYRLGFAINRRVARQLVSHGHILVNGKKVDIPSYQVRPGDVISIKEKSRGIEPVKQAIELNKGKAIAPWLEADYEQFKGVYVRNPKLEEVTDLPVNVQAIVEFYSR
- the rpsK gene encoding 30S ribosomal protein S11, whose protein sequence is MAKGRSKAKPKKRAAVDHGVVHIKSTYNNTIISLTDPNGHVLSWGSGGTAGFEGTRKGTPYAAQLAADKVAKDAVKMGIKRVDVVVKGPGAGRETAIRTLQAAGLEVENIRDATPIPFNGCRPPKRRRV
- the infA gene encoding translation initiation factor IF-1, translating into MKNKEDVIRMEGTIVEALPNAMFRVQLDNGFKVLAHVSGKMRKNFIRLVPGDRVVVELTIYDLTRGRIVYRKKIDAKGEEEILDDEE
- the rpmJ gene encoding 50S ribosomal protein L36, with the protein product MKVKASVGKRCEHCKIIKRRGKVFVVCKVNPKHNQRQG
- the map gene encoding type I methionyl aminopeptidase, giving the protein MIRIKTKDEIEKMKIAGRAVAEILKRAKDYVVKGSPAFDIELMAEKTLKEMKCKPAFKGYGGYPYITTVSVNNEVIHGFPLKSKVFKDGDIVSIDVGAVYEGYYGDGAVTYVVGETDERGKELVKVTYESLLEAIKTVRAGVRLGDVSYAVQSYIEKHGFGVVRDFVGHGVGKALHEDPQVPNYGKPGTGVILKAGMTLAIEPMVTEGGWHVVILDDGWTVVTVDGKRSAHFEHTILVTEDGCEILTLSE
- the rpsM gene encoding 30S ribosomal protein S13, which gives rise to MARIVGVEIPSNKKVHIALRYLYGIGPTRALEICQGTGVDPDKRVKDLTEDEISKIASFIQQNYKVEGELRTEVMRNIKRLMDIGCYRGLRHKLGLPVRGQRTRSNSRTRKGPRPSRIKKKGK